A genomic stretch from Theobroma cacao cultivar B97-61/B2 chromosome 4, Criollo_cocoa_genome_V2, whole genome shotgun sequence includes:
- the LOC18600987 gene encoding uncharacterized protein At3g27210: MGSCVSVHKSSQESAMKLGLSFGSKTDKLIIPPSPVKEKPAANCDFALKVQSPSTLKDLGSKDETFFDSRAWLDSDCEDDFFSVNGDFTPSRGNTPVHHSFAMGTPQVKKGTEEGSPGSVSETSPTGKKKKLVELFRESIREDQDVNELNTPRNQDLANGKIEAKPTIQDLLPPKSADGTPYVSGANSLCTSERTANGDNPIFKEKPFKSVQCCLPSLVSCKSFSERKKKMSPAIVVHVTHP; the protein is encoded by the exons atgggtTCTTGTGTGTCAGTGCATAAGAGCTCTCAAGAGTCAGCCATGAAACTTGGGCTTTCTTTTGGGTCTAAAACAGACAAGTTGATCATTCCACCTTCACCTGTTAAAGAGAAACCTGCTGCCAATTGTGACTTCGCTCTCAAAGTTCAATCTCCCTCTACTTTGAAAGATTTAG GTAGTAAAGATGAGACTTTTTTTGATTCCCGAGCCTGGCTAGATTCAGATTGTGAGGACGATTTCTTCAGTGTCAATGGTG ATTTTACTCCATCTCGTGGCAATACCCCTGTTCATCATAGCTTCGCCATGGGGACACCTCAAGTTAAGAAGGGCACTGAGGAAGGATCTCCTGGGTCAGTCTCTGAAACATCCCCaacaggaaagaaaaagaagctggTTGAACTATTCCGTGAGAGCATTAGAGAAGACCAAGATGTTAATGAGCTAAATACCCCAAGGAACCAGGATCTTGCTAATGGAAAGATAGAAGCCAAACCAACTATACAAGACCTACTACCACCAAAATCTGCAGATGGTACCCCCTATGTCTCTGGAGCTAACTCCCTGTGCACTAGTGAAAGGACTGCTAATGGAGATAACCCCATTTTTAAGGAGAAGCCATTTAAGTCTGTGCAGTGCTGCCTTCCAAGCTTGGTTTCATGCAAGAGTTTTagtgagaggaagaagaagatgagcCCTGCAATAGTTGTACATGTTACCCACCCGTAG
- the LOC18600988 gene encoding triacylglycerol lipase 2 isoform X1 — MIRSNRKSCILGPTFHSLLTGKIVKDPPLWTKKSQQIDSSAKTRKKEQLAYGSGRGPFGRKNGAATTADSGICATSVTIYGYKCEEHEVTTQDGFILNMQRIPEGRVGGNSTGGNKKQPVLIQHGVLVDGMTWLLNSPEQNLPMILADNGFDVWIANSRGTRFSRKHVSLDPSQPDFWNWSWDELVTYDLPAVFDFVFNQTGQKIHYIGHSQGTLIGLASFSEGHQAGKLKSAVFLSPIAYLSHMTTALGVVAAKAFVGEITTLLGIAEFNPKGKEVTVFLNSLCNYPGVDCYDLLNALTGNNCCLNLSTANIFLKNEPQSTATKNMVHFAQTVRDGVLAKYNYGRPDYNVMHYGEDTPPLYNISNIPHDLPIFMSYGGLDALSDVQDVQLLLDHLKFHDVGKLTVQYIKNYAHADFIMGISAKDIVYNQVVQFFKNHQ; from the exons ATGATAAGAAGCAATAGGAAAAGCTGCATCTTGGGTCCCACTTTCCATTCCCTTCTCACTGGAAAAATCGTGAAAGACCCCCCACTTTGGACCAAGAAATCTCAGCAGATCGACAGTTCAGccaaaacaagaaagaaagagcaaTT GGCATATGGCTCGGGCCGTGGTCCGTTTGGCCGAAAGAATGGTGCTGCCACTACAGCAGACAGTGGAATATGCGCTACCTCGGTGACCATCTACGGTTACAAATGCGAGGAACATGAA GTGACAACCCAAGATGGCTTTATCCTTAACATGCAAAGAATTCCGGAAGGACGTGTGGGTGGGAATAGTACTGGTGGAAACAAGAAGCAGCCAGTATTGATCCAACATGGCGTCCTTGTG GATGGAATGACATGGCTTCTGAACTCACCAGAGCAAAATCTACCAATGATTTTGGCTGATAATGGGTTTGATGTATGGATTGCTAACTCTAGAGGGACAAGATTCAGCAGAAAGCACGTTTCACTCGACCCTAGCCAGCCG GATTTCTGGAATTGGTCATGGGATGAACTGGTGACTTATGATCTGCCAGCTGTTTTTGACTTCGTGTTCAACCAGACAGGGCAGAAGATTCATTACATTGGCCATTCCCAG GGAACTCTGATAGGTTTGGCATCCTTCTCCGAGGGCCATCAGGCGGGCAAGCTGAAATCCGCAGTCTTTTTGAGCCCAATTGCATACTTAAGCCACATGACTACTGCACTTGGTGTGGTTGCTGCCAAAGCCTTTGTTGGTGAG ATAACTACATTGCTTGGAATAGCAGAATTCAATCCGAAAGG AAAGGAGGTAACTGTCTTTCTCAACTCTTTGTGCAATTATCCTGGAGTTGACTGCTATGATCTATTGAATGCACTTACTG GTAATAATTGCTGTCTCAATTTATCCACGGCCAACATTTTCTTAAAGAATGAGCCTCAATCCACAGcaaccaaaaacatggtgCACTTTGCTCAAA CTGTTAGAGATGGGGTTCTTGCCAAGTACAACTATGGCAGACCAGACTACAATGTGATGCACTACGGAGAAGACACACCACCACTTTACAATATCTCCAACATTCCTCATGACCTTCCTATCTTCATGAGCTATGGAGGCCTAGATGCTCTCTCTGATGTCCAAGATGTTCAGCTATTGCTTGACCATCTGAAGTTCCATGATGTTGGCAAGCTCACCGTTCAGTACATCAAAAATTATGCTCATGCGGATTTCATTATGGGAATTAGCGCCAAGGATATTGTGTATAATCAAGTTGTTCAGTTCTTTAAAAATCATCAATGA
- the LOC18600988 gene encoding triacylglycerol lipase 2 isoform X2 translates to MAPPGLLSLCVLILVVMPHRAYGSGRGPFGRKNGAATTADSGICATSVTIYGYKCEEHEVTTQDGFILNMQRIPEGRVGGNSTGGNKKQPVLIQHGVLVDGMTWLLNSPEQNLPMILADNGFDVWIANSRGTRFSRKHVSLDPSQPDFWNWSWDELVTYDLPAVFDFVFNQTGQKIHYIGHSQGTLIGLASFSEGHQAGKLKSAVFLSPIAYLSHMTTALGVVAAKAFVGEITTLLGIAEFNPKGKEVTVFLNSLCNYPGVDCYDLLNALTGNNCCLNLSTANIFLKNEPQSTATKNMVHFAQTVRDGVLAKYNYGRPDYNVMHYGEDTPPLYNISNIPHDLPIFMSYGGLDALSDVQDVQLLLDHLKFHDVGKLTVQYIKNYAHADFIMGISAKDIVYNQVVQFFKNHQ, encoded by the exons ATGGCTCCTCCTGGCTTGTTGAGCTTATGTGTGCTCATCTTGGTGGTCATGCCTCATAGGGCATATGGCTCGGGCCGTGGTCCGTTTGGCCGAAAGAATGGTGCTGCCACTACAGCAGACAGTGGAATATGCGCTACCTCGGTGACCATCTACGGTTACAAATGCGAGGAACATGAA GTGACAACCCAAGATGGCTTTATCCTTAACATGCAAAGAATTCCGGAAGGACGTGTGGGTGGGAATAGTACTGGTGGAAACAAGAAGCAGCCAGTATTGATCCAACATGGCGTCCTTGTG GATGGAATGACATGGCTTCTGAACTCACCAGAGCAAAATCTACCAATGATTTTGGCTGATAATGGGTTTGATGTATGGATTGCTAACTCTAGAGGGACAAGATTCAGCAGAAAGCACGTTTCACTCGACCCTAGCCAGCCG GATTTCTGGAATTGGTCATGGGATGAACTGGTGACTTATGATCTGCCAGCTGTTTTTGACTTCGTGTTCAACCAGACAGGGCAGAAGATTCATTACATTGGCCATTCCCAG GGAACTCTGATAGGTTTGGCATCCTTCTCCGAGGGCCATCAGGCGGGCAAGCTGAAATCCGCAGTCTTTTTGAGCCCAATTGCATACTTAAGCCACATGACTACTGCACTTGGTGTGGTTGCTGCCAAAGCCTTTGTTGGTGAG ATAACTACATTGCTTGGAATAGCAGAATTCAATCCGAAAGG AAAGGAGGTAACTGTCTTTCTCAACTCTTTGTGCAATTATCCTGGAGTTGACTGCTATGATCTATTGAATGCACTTACTG GTAATAATTGCTGTCTCAATTTATCCACGGCCAACATTTTCTTAAAGAATGAGCCTCAATCCACAGcaaccaaaaacatggtgCACTTTGCTCAAA CTGTTAGAGATGGGGTTCTTGCCAAGTACAACTATGGCAGACCAGACTACAATGTGATGCACTACGGAGAAGACACACCACCACTTTACAATATCTCCAACATTCCTCATGACCTTCCTATCTTCATGAGCTATGGAGGCCTAGATGCTCTCTCTGATGTCCAAGATGTTCAGCTATTGCTTGACCATCTGAAGTTCCATGATGTTGGCAAGCTCACCGTTCAGTACATCAAAAATTATGCTCATGCGGATTTCATTATGGGAATTAGCGCCAAGGATATTGTGTATAATCAAGTTGTTCAGTTCTTTAAAAATCATCAATGA
- the LOC18600989 gene encoding chemocyanin gives MRKHINSDRDCQQHLRLFFIYIDKARIATFQRGQEGSEEMRSMEGNSRIFFLLFLLALIAKQASAAQHVVGGSQGWDESVDLNSWASGQTFKVGDQLVFKYSSGLHSVVELGSETAYKNCDLGTALDSKNTGDDVVKLSKVGTRYFACGTLGHCDQGMKMKITTVASNAPSTPASASTTSGASAVQSFATFLLLAALSGISLLYLL, from the exons ATGAGGAAGCATATAAATTCTGATAGAGACTGTCAACAACACTTACGgcttttctttatatatattgacaAAGCACGAATAGCAACATTCCAACGAGGCCAAGAGGGCAGTGAAGAAATGAGATCAATGGAGGGTAACTCCAGAATTTTCTTTCTACTCTTTCTGCTAGCCCTGATAGCAAAACAGGCCTCCGCAGCTCAGCACGTGGTTGGAGGTAGCCAAGGTTGGGATGAATCTGTGGACCTTAACTCGTGGGCTTCAGGCCAAACTTTCAAGGTTGGAGACCAGCTTG TTTTCAAGTACTCTTCAGGGCTACACAGCGTAGTTGAGCTTGGAAGCGAGACTGCCTACAAGAACTGCGACCTGGGAACAGCATTGGACTCCAAAAACACTGGCGATGACGTTGTGAAATTGAGCAAGGTTGGCACTCGTTATTTTGCTTGTGGAACATTAGGCCATTGTGACCAGGGCATGAAGATGAAAATCACAACAGTTGCCAGCAATGCACCTTCTACTCCTGCTTCAGCGTCAACAACCTCCGGGGCTTCTGCTGTTCAATCTTTTGCCACCTTTCTTCTGCTTGCTGCATTATCAGGAATCAGTTTGCTTTATCTGCTTTAA
- the LOC18600990 gene encoding uridine kinase-like protein 1, chloroplastic, translated as MPEETTSIDYVMEKASGPHFSGLRNPTASSASSSAFADANAPRQPFVIGVSGGTASGKTTVCDMIIQQLHDHRVVLVNQDSFYRGLTTEELKRVHEYNFDHPDAFDTEQLLDCIQKLKSGHSVQVPIYDFKHHRRSSDSFRQVNASDVIILEGILVFHDQRVRNLMNLKIFVDTDADVRLARRIRRDTVERGRDVNSVLEQYAKFVKPAFDDFVLPSKKYADVIIPRGGDNHVAIDLIVQHIHTKLGQHDLCKIYPNVYVIQSTFQIRGMHTLIRDREISKHDFVFYSDRLIRLVVEHGLGHLPFTEKQVVTPTASVYTGVDFCKKLCGVSIVRSGESMENALRACCKGIKIGKILIHRDGDNGKQLIYEKLPKDISERHVLLLDPVLATGNSANHAIELLIQKGVPESHIIFLNLISAPEGIHCVCKRFPSLKIVTSEIDVALNEEFRVIPGMGEFGDRYFGTDD; from the exons atgcCGGAAGAGACGACGTCCATAGATTACGTCATGGAGAAGGCATCGGGGCCACACTTCTCCGGCCTCCGCAATCCGACCGCCTCGTCCGCCTCCTCCTCCGCCTTCGCAGACGCCAACGCTCCTCGTCAGCCCTTCGTCATCG GGGTTTCTGGAGGTACAGCTTCTGGTAAAACGACAGTCTGTGACATGATCATCCAACAGCTTCACGATCACCGCGTTGTTCTTGTCAATCAG GATTCATTTTACCGCGGCTTGACTACTGAAGAGCTGAAACGCGTGCACGAGTATAATTTTGATCATCCCG ATGCTTTTGATACTGAGCAGCTTCTGGATTGTATTCAGAAGCTTAAAAGTGGGCACTCTGTTCAGGTCCCAATCTATGATTTTAAGCATCATCGTCGATCTTCAGATAGTTTTCGACAG GTGAATGCTTCTGATGTCATTATTTTGGAAGGAATTCTTGTTTTCCATGATCAGCGTGTCAGGAACCTTATGAATCTGAAGATTTTTGTTGACACAG ATGCTGATGTGAGGCTTGCTCGTAGAATAAGACGAGATACAGTTGAGAGGGGAAGGGATGTAAACTCTGTTCTTGAACAA TATGCCAAGTTTGTCAAGCCTGCATTTGATGATTTTGTTCTGCCATCAAAGAAGTATGCTGATGTCATCATCCCCCGTGGAGGTGATAATCATGTTGCCATTGATTTGATTGTGCAACATATCCACACTAAGCTTGGTCAGCATGATCTATGCAAAATTTATCCTAATGTGTATGTAATTCAGTCAACATTTCAG ATTAGAGGAATGCATACTCTGATTCGAGACCGGGAGATTTCTAAGCATGATTTTGTCTTCTATTCAGATCGTCTTATTCGTCTG GTGGTGGAGCATGGTCTTGGGCATTTGCCGTTCACTGAGAAGCAAGTAGTAACTCCTACAG CATCAGTATATACTGGGGTTGATTTTTGCAAAAAGTTGTGTGGCGTTTCCATTGTTCGAAG TGGTGaaagcatggaaaatgcatTACGTGCATGTTGCAAAGGAattaaaattggaaaaattCTGATTCACCGTGATGGGGATAATGGGAAACAG ttaataTATGAGAAACTTCCCAAGGACATTTCAGAACGGCATGTCCTGCTTCTGGATCCAGTTCTTGCTACAG GGAACTCTGCTAACCACGCCATTGAACTACTCATACAGAAGGGAGTTCCAGAATCTCACATCATATTCCTAAACCTCATCTCT GCACCTGAAGGAATCCATTGTGTTTGCAAACGTTTTCCATCCTTGAAAATTGTCACTTCAGAAATTGATGTTGCATTAAATGAGGAGTTCCGTGTCATACCTGGCATGGGTGAGTTTGGTGATCGTTACTTTGGCACTGATGACTGA
- the LOC18600992 gene encoding receptor-like protein 12, translating into MNHHKASIQLLSLIVLISGILYSKTIQFGFCQTDLNASCIEAEREALLKFKEGLTDPSGRLSSWIGGNCCRWNGVSCNSRSGHVSKLNLRNTHPDDFDADGTVYKLGGKINPSLLNLKVLNYLDLSGNDFRGVIPDFVGSLRKLVYLNLSGASFKGMIPPNLGNLSKLSYLDLSNTLDDSTESNLRWLSRLSSLKYLNLGGINLIKASRYWLQAFNMLPSLEELHLYNCQLSNLPVTLPFINFTSLLVLDLSNNGFSSTIPLWLSNCTNLRHLDLNSNNLQGELPNEFANLKNIRYLDLSQNSNINGKLTRDLGNLCNLQSLKLSVNNISGEITEFIDGLSGCNNSILETLDIGYNKLIGNLPSSLGYLTKLRSIKLWSNSFQGSIPPSIGNLSLLEDFYLANNQMSGIPESLGQLSALAALDFSENLWEGIITEAHFVNLSSLTDFRLYRLSENISLVFNISSDWIPPFKLKYIKIRSCQLGPNFPRWLRNQNELTTLVLNHAGITGTIPDWFLQLNLQFEELDIGSNQLSGQIPSSLHFRDLATADFSFNSFEGPFPRLSSNVTTLFLNNNLLSGPIPQDIGEVMFLVEAMYIYDNSFDGSIPLSMGNLTELLTLDMSNNNLSGEIPEFWNHIPFLLILDLSNNNLSGKIPTSLGIPSSLKFLKLSNNNLSGQIPPSLQNCTLMLSIDLGDNQLSGNLPSWIGKSMKSLLILRLRSNFFGGSIPGEICDLPYLHLLDLANNSLSGSIPSCVGNLTGMKYQLKDMNAELYQGQLRVVTKGRELEYQSTLYLVNSLDLSSNNLSGTLPIGLTSLVELGTLNLSMNHLMGTIPENIGELKLLETLDLSRNKLYGQIPPGMVSLTFLNHLNFSYNNLSGKIPTTNQFQSLNDPSIYEGNPALCGLPLSTKCTDSNETTHSFDGDKDNGDAKDKDEIELLGFFISLVLGFFVGFWGVCGTLIIKKSWRLAYFSFVDRTKDKFLAFFLVNVHRLRRKIFRN; encoded by the coding sequence ATGAATCATCACAAAGCCTCCATTCAACTTCTTTCTCTTATAGTACTGATATCAGGAATTCTGTACTCCAAAACCATTCAATTTGGTTTCTGCCAGACTGACCTTAATGCCAGTTGCATTGAAGCTGAGAGGGAGGCACTGCTCAAGTTCAAAGAAGGCCTTACAGACCCTTCAGGTCGGCTGTCATCTTGGATCGGAGGAAATTGCTGTAGATGGAACGGTGTTAGTTGCAACAGCAGATCTGGTCATGTTTCCAAGCTCAACCTTCGCAATACACATCCAGATGACTTCGATGCTGATGGAACAGTGTACAAATTGGGTGGTAAGATCAATCCATCCTTGCTTAATTTGAAAGTGTTGAATTACTTGGACTTGAGTGGAAATGACTTTCGAGGTGTCATTCCAGACTTCGTTGGATCACTAAGGAAGTTGGTGTACCTCAATCTTTCTGGTGCATCTTTCAAAGGAATGATACCTCCAAATCTAGGAAACCTCTCGAAGTTGAGTTATCTTGATCTCAGTAATACGCTCGATGACTCAACGGAGAGCAATCTCAGATGGCTCTCCCGTCTCTCTTCCTTGAAATATCTTAATTTGGGAGGTATAAATCTGATCAAGGCATCGAGATATTGGCTTCAAGCTTTCAACATGCTACCTTCCCTTGAGGAGCTGCACTTGTATAATTGTCAACTTTCCAATCTCCCCGTCACTCTACCATTCATCAACTTTACGTCTCTTTTGGTACTTGACCTCTCCAACAATGGATTCAGCTCCACAATACCACTTTGGTTGTCCAATTGTACTAACCTTCGCCATCTTGATCTCAACTCCAACAATCTCCAAGGTGAACTTCCAAATGAATTTGCAAACCTGAAAAATATCCGATACCTTGATTTGTCTCAGAATTCAAACATCAATGGAAAATTAACTAGAGATTTAGGAAACCTCTGCAATTTGCAGAGCTTGAAGCTCTCTGTTAACAATATCAGTGGTGAGATAACTGAGTTCATTGATGGTTTATCTGGATGCAACAACAGTATCTTGGAGACCCTAGATATTGGATACAACAAATTAATTGGCAACCTGCCTAGTTCCCTAGGATATCTTACGAAGTTGAGATCCATTAAACTTTGGTCTAACTCGTTTCAAGGTTCAATTCCTCCATCAATTggaaatttatcattattggAGGACTTCTACCTTGCGAACAATCAGATGAGTGGCATCCCAGAAAGTCTTGGTCAACTCTCAGCCCTAGCTGCTCTAGATTTCTCAGAAAACTTGTGGGAAGGTATCATCACGGAAGCTCATTTTGTGAACCTCTCAAGTCTAACGGATTTTCGTCTCTATAGGTTGTCCGAGAACATTTCCTTGGTATTCAATATCAGTTCTGATTGGATTCCCCCTTTCAAACTCAAGTACATCAAGATTAGATCATGTCAACTAGGTCCAAATTTTCCTAGGTGGCTTAGAAATCAAAACGAGCTGACAACTTTGGTACTCAACCATGCGGGGATAACAGGTACTATACCTGATTGGTTTCTGCAATTGAATCTTCAGTTTGAGGAACTAGATATTGGTTCTAATCAATTGAGTGGACAGATACCAAGCTCCTTGCACTTCCGTGACTTAGCCACCGCTGATTTCAGTTTTAACTCCTTTGAAGGTCCGTTCCCACGCTTATCATCTAATGTGACtacattatttttgaataataatctACTTTCAGGCCCAATTCCCCAGGACATTGGTGAAGTAATGTTCCTTGTTGAGGCCATGTATATCTATGACAACTCTTTTGATGGTAGTATTCCACTGTCAATGGGTAATTTAACAGAACTACTAACCTTGGATATGTCAAACAATAATTTGTCTGGGGAGATTCCTGAATTTTGGAATCATATTCCTTTCTTGTTGATTCTAGATTTGTCAAATAACAATCTTTCTGGTAAAATACCTACATCATTAGGTATTCCTAGTTCACTGAAATTCTTGAAACTCAGTAACAATAATCTCTCTGGTCAAATCCCTCCTTCCTTGCAGAACTGCACTCTAATGCTTAGTATTGATCTTGGTGACAATCAATTATCTGGAAACCTTCCAAGTTGGATTGGAAAAAGCATGAAATCATTGTTGATCTTGCGCTTGCGATCCAACTTCTTTGGTGGAAGCATTCCTGGGGAGATATGTGACCTTCCATATCTTCATTTGTTGGACCTTGCAAACAACAGCCTCTCAGGATCCATTCCTTCTTGTGTAGGAAATCTGACTGGAATGAAGTATCAACTTAAGGATATGAATGCAGAGTTGTATCAGGGACAACTGAGGGTGGTGACAAAAGGAAGGGAACTTGAATATCAAAGCACTCTTTACCTTGTCAACAGTCTCGATCTTTCAAGCAATAATCTATCAGGAACGTTGCCAATTGGGCTTACAAGCCTTGTTGAGCTTGGGACATTGAACTTGtcaatgaatcatttgatGGGGACAATACCAGAAAATATAGGTGAACTGAAACTATTGGAAACTCTTGACTTATCGAGAAACAAGCTTTATGGCCAAATTCCACCAGGAATGGTTTCTCTGACATTTTTGAATCACTTGAATTTTTCATACAACAATTTGTCTGGAAAAATTCCAACGACCAACCAGTTCCAAAGTCTTAATGATCCATCAATCTATGAGGGAAATCCTGCCCTTTGTGGGCTTCCATTATCAACTAAGTGCACTGATAGCAATGAAACAACTCATTCCTTTGATGGAGACAAAGACAACGGAGATGCTAAGGACAAAGACGAGATTGAGCTTCTCGGGTTCTTTATTAGCTTGGTGTTGGGTTTCTTTGTGGGGTTTTGGGGAGTCTGTGGGACTCTGATCATCAAGAAATCATGGAGACTggcttatttttcttttgttgataGAACGAAGGACAAATTCCTTGCATTCTTCCTGGTAAATGTTCATCGTCTGCGAAGGAAAATCTTCAGGAATTAA